One window of Erinaceus europaeus chromosome 6, mEriEur2.1, whole genome shotgun sequence genomic DNA carries:
- the RPLP0 gene encoding large ribosomal subunit protein uL10: MPREDRATWKSNYFLKIIQLLDDYPKCFIVGADNVGSKQMQQIRMSLRGKAVVLMGKNTMMRKAIRGHLENNPALEKLLPHIRGNVGFVFTKEDLTEIRDMLLANKVPAAARAGAIAPCEVTVPAQNTGLGPEKTSFFQALGITTKISRGTIEILSDVQLIKTGDKVGASEATLLNMLNISPFSFGLIIQQVFDNGSIYNPEVLDITEQALHSRFLEGVRNVASVCLQIGYPTVASVPHSIINGYKRVLALSVETEYTFPLAEKVKAFLADPSAFAAAAPVAAAATTAAPAAAAPAKAEVKEESEESDEDMGFGLFD, encoded by the exons atgcccagggaagacagggcGACCTGGAAGTCCAACTACTTCCTGAAGATCATC caaCTTCTGGATGACTACCCGAAATGCTTCATTGTGGGAGCAGACAATGTGGGCTCCAAGCAGATGCAGCAGATCCGCATGTCCCTGCGCGGCAAGGCCGTGGTGCTGATGGGCAAAAACACCATGATGCGGAAGGCCATCCGCGGGCACCTGGAGAACAACCCTGCCCTGGAGAA ATTGCTGCCTCACATCCGCGGGAACGTAGGCTTTGTGTTCACCAAGGAGGATCTCACTGAGATCAGAGACATGCTGCTGGCCAATAAG GTTCCAGCTGCTGCCCGTGCTGGTGCCATTGCCCCATGCGAGGTCACCGTGCCAGCCCAGAACACCGGCCTGGGGCCCGAGAAGACCTCCTTCTTCCAGGCTTTGGGCATCACCACTAAGATCTCTAGGGGCACCATTGAAATCCTG AGTGATGTGCAGCTGATTAAGACCGGAGACAAAGTGGGAGCCAGCGAAGCCACTCTGCTGAACATGCTGaacatctcccccttctcctttggGCTGATCATCCAGCAGGTGTTTGACAATGGCAGCATCTACAACCCCGAAGTGCTGGACATCACAGAGCAAGCTCTGCATTCTCGCTTCCTGGAG GGTGTTCGTAATGTTGCCAGTGTGTGTCTGCAGATCGGCTACCCAACTGTGGCTTCTGTGCCTCATTCTATCATCAATGGGTACAAGCGAGTCCTGGCCTTGTCTGTGGAGACAGAATACACCTTCCCGCTTGCTGAAAAG GTCAAGGCCTTCTTGGCTGATCCGTCTGCATTTGCGGCTGCTGCTCCGGTGGCCGCCGCCGCCACCACTGCTGCTCCTGCTGCCGCGGCTCCGGCCAAAGCTGAAGTAAAGGAGGAGTCGGAAGAGTCGGACGAGGACATGGGATTTGGTCTCTTTGACTAA